One Bacillota bacterium DNA segment encodes these proteins:
- a CDS encoding phage tail protein yields MSEREVQFLTLNTRSLWEEGTLDNLTAGTEGLTLEKTASYRFAGSYGEIQGNPACFALDRCGLIYLLDEPTGMLSIFDPSVGMESRPRPLPFSGAKDIALGAADIYVTDESRVLAVARVNLQIRWEVKVPAPVLLALDGTENLYLLDRTGGGILKVDRGGAVSGLIADLISPKAFCCGLDGLLYILTENEVLWYTSQGVPKGAVSLSGIREDFKPACLAADREGAVYLGGLDEEGFPCRLDTEGKPERLGYRGAVYRMALNERGDLYLLGREKKSAGKQISRLELADDYLSEGTYVSRAFDSATVDCRWHRFVLDAEAPENTRIAVSYAVTAVPGDADDAVMGEEAVNPTDALITGPPGRYIRFRLRLYTKDPSRTPRLKSMKVYFPRVSYLRYLPAVYQDDEESRDFLERFLSLAETFVSELEEKIHDITAYLDPGATPGEFLSWLSSWLAVTRYENWPAAKTRTLLRNAPEMYRKRGTRGGIEEMIALYLSDVSETGEVVKSRGKPIIVESSRFTGIAREGTIWAKLFGINPYCFCVLLKPEQVASEQDLGVVKTIVEYEKPAHTCAGVKVLQPWFFLDWHTYLGINTGLAEQKFVAGRSILSRDTMVDEVEEGGELEVRSRAGMDTVIT; encoded by the coding sequence ATGTCTGAAAGAGAAGTTCAGTTTCTTACGCTAAACACCCGGTCCCTGTGGGAGGAAGGTACACTCGACAACCTGACAGCGGGGACAGAAGGATTGACACTGGAAAAAACAGCTTCCTACCGTTTTGCGGGGAGCTACGGGGAGATCCAGGGGAATCCGGCGTGTTTCGCCCTGGACCGGTGCGGTTTGATCTATCTGTTGGACGAACCGACGGGAATGCTTTCGATTTTCGACCCGTCTGTGGGCATGGAAAGCAGACCTCGGCCTCTCCCGTTTTCCGGGGCCAAGGATATCGCCCTCGGCGCCGCGGATATTTATGTCACCGATGAGAGCAGGGTTCTCGCGGTCGCGCGGGTCAACCTCCAGATCAGGTGGGAGGTGAAGGTGCCGGCGCCCGTTCTGCTTGCTCTCGACGGGACGGAAAACCTTTACCTGCTGGACCGGACCGGCGGCGGGATTCTGAAGGTTGATCGCGGCGGCGCCGTCAGCGGGCTTATTGCAGACCTTATTTCTCCCAAGGCTTTTTGCTGCGGGTTGGACGGCCTGCTGTATATTTTAACGGAGAACGAGGTTTTATGGTATACGTCCCAGGGCGTGCCTAAAGGGGCAGTTTCTCTGTCCGGCATCCGCGAAGATTTTAAACCGGCCTGCCTGGCTGCCGACAGGGAGGGCGCCGTTTACCTGGGCGGCCTTGATGAGGAGGGGTTCCCCTGCCGGCTGGATACGGAAGGAAAACCGGAGCGCCTTGGATACCGGGGCGCCGTCTACCGGATGGCGTTAAACGAGCGGGGCGACCTGTACCTGCTCGGCAGGGAGAAAAAATCCGCCGGGAAACAAATCTCCCGGCTCGAACTGGCGGATGATTACTTGAGTGAAGGCACGTACGTTTCACGGGCATTCGACAGCGCAACGGTTGACTGCCGGTGGCACAGGTTTGTACTTGACGCGGAGGCGCCGGAGAACACCCGGATCGCGGTGAGCTACGCTGTTACCGCCGTCCCCGGCGATGCGGACGACGCCGTTATGGGGGAAGAGGCGGTTAACCCCACGGATGCTCTGATCACCGGTCCGCCTGGGAGATACATACGTTTCCGCTTGCGCTTATACACCAAGGATCCCTCACGGACGCCCCGTCTGAAAAGTATGAAGGTGTACTTCCCGCGCGTTTCTTATCTGCGCTATCTGCCGGCGGTTTACCAGGACGACGAGGAAAGCAGGGATTTCCTCGAAAGGTTCTTATCCCTCGCCGAAACCTTTGTCTCAGAACTGGAAGAAAAAATCCATGATATAACCGCCTACCTGGATCCCGGCGCCACGCCCGGCGAATTCCTCTCCTGGCTTTCTTCGTGGCTGGCCGTCACCCGTTATGAGAACTGGCCGGCGGCCAAGACCCGCACGCTGCTTCGAAACGCCCCGGAGATGTACCGTAAAAGGGGCACGCGCGGGGGCATAGAGGAGATGATCGCGCTCTACCTGAGCGACGTTTCGGAGACGGGCGAGGTAGTCAAGAGCCGCGGAAAGCCGATTATCGTGGAATCTTCGCGCTTTACGGGTATAGCCCGCGAAGGAACGATCTGGGCTAAGCTGTTCGGGATCAATCCGTATTGTTTCTGCGTGTTGCTTAAACCCGAGCAGGTCGCTTCCGAACAGGATTTGGGCGTCGTAAAGACGATTGTGGAATACGAAAAACCGGCGCATACCTGCGCGGGGGTCAAGGTGCTGCAGCCCTGGTTCTTCCTTGACTGGCATACCTACCTTGGTATTAACACCGGCCTTGCGGAACAGAAGTTCGTGGCCGGGCGCAGCATTTTAAGCCGCGATACGATGGTGGACGAGGTGGAGGAAGGCGGTGAGCTGGAGGTTCGTTCAAGAGCGGGAATGGACACCGTTATTACGTAA
- a CDS encoding PAAR domain-containing protein has translation MGDLTSHGTPLSPGPGSANVLIGGMPAWRVGADFHTCPLVTGTVPHVGGMVSLGSMTVLINGMPAARQGDMIVESGPPNSITMGCPVVLIG, from the coding sequence ATGGGAGACTTGACCAGCCACGGAACGCCCCTGTCGCCCGGACCGGGCAGCGCCAACGTGCTGATCGGTGGGATGCCCGCCTGGCGTGTGGGGGCGGACTTCCATACCTGTCCCCTGGTTACGGGTACGGTGCCGCACGTCGGCGGAATGGTGTCCTTGGGCAGCATGACGGTATTGATAAACGGCATGCCCGCGGCGCGGCAGGGCGACATGATCGTGGAAAGCGGGCCTCCCAACAGCATCACCATGGGGTGCCCGGTGGTACTGATCGGCTGA
- a CDS encoding putative baseplate assembly protein encodes MSGEAPQIEPRDSAAIFKKLREITPFYVPEWRMEDKDASFALWKCFGYLLGTVINRLNKVSDKHFLAFLEMLGVKQLPAQPSKGPLTFILSQGAGENVRIPARTQVAAGEVTFETDGEFWATPAQLSVMYGVDPSADGIFTPPPYFMVDEERTPFVTALAATAKSGDNELFLEDASGLAVGDYVKIGGKECCTVGAVEGERVTLRQKLSAVYGPGETVEKVLDFEPYTGLNVQEHAFYLGHDYLFNLKKGTGRGHVLIKLYLKASRRWQPADLTALKALRWQYCGEEARTGAEKWLPFRVYRVTTLKDAPDTAEVGLWKICGRQTLQKEIDGVSSYWVRAVASAAELALPALSHVRAAVFNLAGVDMAFANDVPVNLESDFYPFGATPRVNDTFYLASQESFTKKGETVDIHFGIAASSSPAPTEDLSLSWEYWNGKGWQAVDDVRGYLKRRSTKEEVEYKFQGDGGVCFTCPKDFEPTKVNGQKNYWLRVKILSGGYGLEQVLEIEKMIYKSLTAVRPPLLDKVRVKLAEPQKHYLDCALTYNALQFCPITAASRGGGEPIKAFASLEETHPTLYLGFDRKVDRGPVSIFFSVEEQVYEEEDAPRWEWQYYREKDGQGQWVRLEVEDGTRNMTVCGAVAFVVPEDAARLYRFGARLYYLRAVDIKDRFCNSGPDGGSYSGKPSLKAKPVLKIPVKITAKVSAAISMPVPPLRIKGIYLNTTWVEQLETIQDEILGSGSGAAGESFALSKTPVVQEEIWVNEAGGAVAGDLKLPAGTDVVEVAGRDGKTKDVWVKWRPVADFGASRAADRNYIIDAAGGVVVFGDGVRGAIPPTGRKNIKATYRCGGGVQGNVDKDSISTLKTALAFVDKVRNPQAAGGGTEVESVPALLARGPWSVRHRGRAVTSEDFEQLAKEASRDVARARCLPNCDRQGNYAPGWTTVLVIPDGRENKPALTPQLKRRIEDYLKTLMSNVVVAAGRLQVIGPVYAEISLRAVLVTRNINAVSSIENQALRELESFLHPLTGGRQGNGWEFGRAPCVTDFYSLFEQIPDVDHVDGLSLAVGGEGMPVTEIKPGKQTAPEMPPWGLICSSGRHELKVEFKGV; translated from the coding sequence ATGTCCGGGGAAGCGCCGCAGATCGAGCCGAGGGACTCTGCCGCGATATTTAAGAAACTCAGGGAAATTACGCCTTTTTACGTTCCGGAGTGGCGGATGGAGGACAAAGACGCCTCGTTCGCCCTGTGGAAGTGTTTCGGGTACCTGCTCGGCACGGTGATCAACCGGTTGAATAAGGTTTCGGACAAGCATTTCCTTGCCTTTCTCGAAATGCTCGGCGTCAAACAACTGCCTGCGCAGCCTTCTAAAGGGCCGCTAACCTTCATACTTTCCCAGGGCGCCGGGGAGAATGTGCGGATACCGGCGCGCACTCAGGTCGCCGCGGGTGAGGTAACCTTCGAAACGGACGGGGAGTTCTGGGCGACACCCGCACAGCTTTCGGTCATGTACGGGGTAGACCCGTCGGCTGACGGCATTTTCACGCCGCCGCCGTACTTTATGGTTGACGAAGAAAGAACTCCTTTTGTGACGGCTCTTGCCGCTACCGCCAAGTCAGGCGACAATGAGCTGTTTCTTGAAGACGCTTCGGGGTTGGCGGTGGGGGATTACGTTAAAATCGGTGGTAAAGAGTGTTGTACCGTCGGGGCCGTCGAAGGCGAACGGGTGACCTTGCGCCAAAAGCTTTCCGCCGTTTACGGTCCGGGGGAAACCGTGGAAAAGGTTCTGGATTTTGAGCCGTATACCGGCTTGAACGTTCAGGAGCACGCTTTTTACCTCGGTCATGATTACCTTTTTAACCTTAAGAAGGGTACCGGCAGGGGGCACGTTCTGATCAAGCTGTACCTCAAGGCGTCCCGACGGTGGCAGCCCGCCGATCTTACGGCGCTGAAGGCTTTACGCTGGCAGTACTGCGGTGAGGAGGCGAGAACCGGCGCTGAAAAATGGCTGCCTTTCCGTGTCTACAGGGTGACGACTCTGAAAGACGCGCCGGATACGGCGGAAGTGGGCCTCTGGAAGATTTGCGGCAGGCAGACGCTGCAAAAAGAGATCGACGGCGTGAGTTCTTATTGGGTCAGGGCTGTTGCCTCGGCGGCGGAGCTCGCGCTTCCCGCTCTTTCCCACGTCCGGGCCGCCGTTTTCAACCTGGCGGGGGTGGATATGGCCTTCGCCAACGACGTACCCGTAAACCTCGAAAGCGATTTTTATCCCTTCGGGGCAACCCCGCGGGTTAACGATACCTTTTACCTGGCCAGTCAGGAGAGTTTTACGAAAAAAGGAGAAACCGTCGACATTCATTTCGGGATAGCGGCGTCAAGCAGTCCGGCGCCAACCGAAGACCTGTCACTGTCCTGGGAGTATTGGAACGGAAAGGGATGGCAGGCGGTCGATGACGTCCGCGGCTACCTGAAACGGCGGTCAACCAAAGAAGAAGTCGAGTATAAGTTTCAGGGCGACGGCGGCGTCTGTTTCACCTGCCCGAAGGATTTTGAACCGACGAAGGTCAACGGACAGAAGAATTACTGGCTGAGGGTTAAAATCTTAAGCGGCGGCTACGGTTTGGAACAGGTTCTTGAAATAGAAAAGATGATTTACAAAAGCCTGACGGCGGTACGGCCGCCCTTGCTTGATAAGGTCAGGGTAAAGCTTGCGGAACCGCAAAAGCACTACCTGGATTGCGCGCTTACCTACAACGCGCTGCAATTCTGCCCGATCACGGCGGCGAGCAGGGGAGGCGGCGAACCTATTAAAGCTTTCGCCTCTCTGGAGGAGACTCATCCGACACTCTATCTGGGCTTTGACCGGAAGGTGGACAGGGGGCCGGTCAGTATCTTCTTTTCTGTGGAAGAACAGGTTTATGAAGAAGAGGACGCGCCTCGCTGGGAGTGGCAGTACTACCGGGAAAAGGACGGACAGGGCCAGTGGGTGCGCCTGGAAGTAGAGGACGGCACGAGGAATATGACCGTCTGCGGGGCGGTGGCATTCGTTGTGCCGGAGGACGCGGCGCGGCTTTACAGGTTCGGCGCGCGGCTTTATTACCTGCGTGCGGTGGACATAAAGGACAGATTTTGCAACTCGGGTCCTGACGGCGGCTCGTATTCGGGTAAGCCGTCGCTCAAGGCCAAACCGGTGCTTAAAATCCCCGTCAAAATCACAGCCAAAGTTTCGGCGGCGATTTCAATGCCTGTTCCTCCGTTGCGGATTAAAGGAATTTACCTGAATACAACCTGGGTGGAGCAGTTGGAAACGATTCAGGATGAAATCCTGGGTTCAGGCAGCGGGGCGGCCGGCGAGTCTTTTGCGTTGTCCAAGACTCCCGTCGTCCAAGAAGAAATATGGGTGAACGAAGCCGGCGGGGCTGTCGCAGGAGACCTGAAGCTGCCGGCGGGCACGGATGTCGTTGAGGTCGCCGGGCGGGACGGCAAAACAAAGGACGTCTGGGTAAAATGGCGGCCGGTAGCCGACTTCGGCGCTTCACGAGCGGCGGATCGCAATTACATCATCGACGCGGCCGGGGGAGTGGTCGTGTTCGGGGACGGGGTCCGCGGCGCGATCCCGCCGACCGGACGGAAGAATATAAAGGCGACGTACCGGTGCGGCGGCGGCGTTCAGGGCAATGTTGATAAAGACAGTATCTCCACCTTGAAAACGGCGCTGGCCTTTGTGGACAAGGTGCGCAACCCGCAGGCCGCGGGCGGCGGAACGGAAGTTGAAAGCGTGCCGGCGTTGCTGGCCAGAGGTCCATGGAGCGTCAGGCATCGGGGACGGGCCGTTACAAGCGAGGATTTCGAACAACTGGCGAAAGAGGCGTCGCGGGATGTGGCGCGCGCCAGGTGCCTCCCGAACTGTGACCGGCAGGGGAACTATGCGCCGGGGTGGACGACTGTGCTCGTCATCCCGGACGGCCGGGAGAACAAACCGGCCCTGACCCCGCAGTTGAAAAGACGGATTGAGGATTATTTGAAGACGTTGATGTCCAATGTGGTGGTCGCAGCCGGAAGACTGCAGGTTATCGGGCCGGTCTACGCGGAGATTTCCCTGCGGGCAGTCCTGGTCACCCGGAACATAAATGCGGTTTCGTCGATTGAAAACCAGGCCTTACGGGAGCTTGAAAGTTTTCTGCATCCTCTTACCGGCGGCCGGCAGGGAAACGGCTGGGAATTCGGCCGCGCGCCCTGCGTTACCGATTTCTACAGCCTTTTCGAGCAAATCCCGGATGTTGATCATGTGGATGGTTTATCCCTGGCGGTGGGCGGGGAAGGGATGCCGGTGACGGAAATAAAACCGGGGAAGCAAACGGCGCCGGAGATGCCTCCCTGGGGGCTTATATGCAGCAGCGGGCGCCACGAACTCAAGGTCGAGTTCAAGGGAGTCTGA
- a CDS encoding GPW/gp25 family protein, translated as METAREFLGRGWAFPVGTDDRGRVKMSREEEDIREAIWIILSTAKGERVMRPDFGCGIHDFIFASVNSATVSVIESSVREALTLFEPRVEVTGVQVSTERLAEGQLLLNIDYRVRSTNNRFNMVYPFYLTEGK; from the coding sequence ATGGAAACGGCGCGGGAATTTCTCGGGCGGGGTTGGGCCTTTCCGGTGGGAACGGACGATAGGGGAAGGGTTAAGATGTCCCGGGAAGAGGAAGATATCAGAGAAGCGATCTGGATAATCCTGAGCACTGCAAAAGGGGAGCGGGTGATGCGTCCCGATTTCGGCTGCGGCATTCACGATTTTATCTTTGCTTCGGTCAATTCCGCCACGGTAAGCGTTATCGAGAGCAGTGTCCGGGAGGCGCTGACGCTCTTCGAGCCGCGCGTGGAGGTAACCGGGGTGCAGGTGTCCACCGAAAGGCTGGCCGAAGGCCAGTTGCTTTTAAACATAGATTACAGGGTGAGAAGCACCAACAACCGGTTTAACATGGTTTATCCTTTTTACCTGACGGAGGGAAAATAG
- a CDS encoding putative baseplate assembly protein encodes MPLPIPNLDDKTFAQLIAEAVRLIPQYAPEWTDHNLSDPGITFLELFAWLAETQIYSLNQITPRHYLKYLRLLGLTPLPAAPARALVNFTAADTHVLLPRSTQAVTAEGIVFETDEAVDVLPVSLERVVVFDGYSFLDCTDASRHTGVFYHAFGEKARADAGMYLGLSFDGAAVKGKELKLYLCHYDKDLPPLPAPADPETMRLSARVRWEYLNGAGWFEFKPTGDGLVENFACPGGLVLQVPANIETSGLYEFGEYFWIRAEVVQEGYEIPPRLDTILLNTTGATQGVFVEEVVGTGNSLPGQTLSASMTPVLSGSRVLEVEKAGGGWEPWTGVDDLEASRLEDRHYLLDAQTGTVTFGDGINGMVLPSERRIRMRYRSGGGPAGNVAAGTITVLPGVTGVSVSNPFPASGGGDPETLAAAVLRARETLKSSTRAVTADDFAAIAGHTPGLRVARAKAVADPARNVVKVIVVPFSFDNEPVPGNGFLQTVKEHLNRHRLITTVVETAPPRYVRVSVSLSVRADPGAEPGAVKEGVLTALRRFLHPLQGGVDGAGWEFGRGVFQSELYAAAAGANGVDCITGLSFFLDGTIDETTLVCSGRHAVDVAAPETACRGATIHASRGTRR; translated from the coding sequence GTGCCTTTACCCATACCCAACCTTGACGATAAGACGTTTGCCCAATTGATCGCGGAGGCGGTAAGGCTTATCCCGCAGTATGCCCCGGAGTGGACCGACCACAACCTGAGCGATCCCGGGATAACCTTTCTCGAGCTGTTTGCATGGCTTGCCGAGACACAGATCTACAGCCTGAATCAGATTACCCCTCGGCACTACCTGAAGTACCTGCGTCTTCTCGGACTTACGCCGCTGCCGGCGGCTCCCGCCAGGGCGCTGGTCAATTTTACCGCCGCTGATACGCACGTCCTTCTGCCGCGGTCGACGCAGGCGGTTACCGCGGAAGGAATCGTCTTTGAAACGGATGAGGCCGTAGACGTCCTGCCGGTCTCCCTTGAAAGGGTTGTAGTCTTCGACGGTTACAGCTTTCTTGATTGTACCGATGCCAGCCGGCATACCGGAGTCTTCTACCACGCCTTCGGGGAGAAGGCGCGCGCCGACGCCGGGATGTACCTGGGTCTGTCTTTTGACGGTGCCGCCGTAAAAGGAAAAGAGCTTAAGCTGTATCTTTGCCACTATGATAAGGACCTCCCGCCGCTGCCGGCGCCAGCCGATCCCGAAACAATGCGGCTGTCGGCGCGGGTGCGGTGGGAATACCTGAATGGCGCCGGATGGTTTGAGTTTAAGCCCACGGGGGACGGGCTGGTTGAAAACTTCGCGTGTCCGGGTGGTCTTGTTCTTCAGGTTCCGGCGAATATTGAAACAAGCGGTCTTTATGAGTTCGGAGAATACTTCTGGATCCGCGCCGAGGTTGTGCAGGAGGGGTACGAGATCCCGCCTCGTCTGGATACCATCCTTCTAAACACTACCGGGGCGACACAGGGAGTATTCGTGGAGGAGGTTGTGGGCACCGGCAACAGCCTGCCGGGACAGACGCTCTCCGCAAGCATGACGCCGGTTTTATCCGGAAGCCGGGTGCTTGAGGTGGAGAAAGCAGGCGGCGGCTGGGAGCCGTGGACGGGGGTCGATGACCTGGAGGCGTCACGTCTGGAAGACAGACACTACCTTCTCGACGCGCAGACCGGAACGGTCACCTTCGGCGACGGGATAAACGGCATGGTCCTTCCAAGCGAACGGAGGATAAGGATGCGTTACCGCAGCGGCGGCGGCCCGGCGGGGAATGTCGCCGCCGGAACGATAACCGTGCTTCCGGGCGTAACGGGAGTGTCCGTATCGAATCCGTTTCCGGCCTCCGGGGGCGGTGATCCGGAAACCCTTGCCGCCGCAGTTCTGCGGGCGCGAGAAACGCTGAAATCATCTACCCGCGCGGTAACGGCGGACGACTTTGCCGCCATCGCCGGGCACACGCCGGGGCTCAGGGTGGCGCGCGCAAAAGCGGTAGCCGATCCGGCAAGAAACGTGGTAAAAGTGATTGTGGTCCCTTTCAGTTTCGATAATGAACCGGTGCCGGGCAACGGTTTTTTGCAAACCGTAAAGGAGCACCTGAACCGGCATCGTTTAATTACCACGGTGGTGGAAACGGCGCCGCCGCGTTACGTCAGGGTGTCCGTATCGCTCTCGGTCAGGGCGGATCCCGGAGCCGAGCCCGGCGCGGTAAAGGAGGGGGTTCTCACGGCCCTCAGACGTTTTCTGCATCCCTTGCAAGGCGGAGTGGACGGTGCGGGCTGGGAGTTCGGGCGCGGGGTGTTTCAATCCGAGCTTTACGCGGCAGCAGCCGGTGCCAACGGCGTTGACTGCATCACCGGGCTGTCGTTCTTTCTTGACGGGACGATCGATGAAACGACGCTTGTCTGTTCCGGGCGGCATGCGGTGGACGTGGCCGCGCCGGAAACCGCGTGCAGGGGGGCAACTATTCATGCCTCCCGTGGGACGCGACGATAA